TCCTTATCTGATAGTATCGAAAATGAAAAAAGGTTGCGTGCAGTTTTCGGATTTATTTAAAAACTTAAATTCACTTCGCCTTCCATGCGCTGGAGGTAGAAGTCGATCTTCTGGTGCGCCTTGTTGAAAAACAGCTTGCGGTCTCGTGTGCCGGACTCATTCAGCGATTTAGAATTCTTTACCTGGTGCTTAAAAAAGGCAAGCGCATTGCTACAGGTATCGGCATCATTGGTAATAAAATAGCCCAGCATGGTGTAGGGAACAAACAAGGATTGCTTTTCGGGGGAGGAGAGCAGCACATTGTTGTTGAGTATCAGCAGTTCGTTATAATACAGGTGAAAGCGCGATGTGTCGTTGCAGCAGCGGTCTTCGGCAGCCTCGAGTATGGCTTTCAGGTCGGCGCAGAGTAACCGGGCGTTCGCCAAAGTGAGCAGCCCCGACTGGTAAAAATAAAATATCTGCTGCAAATTGCTGTTGATGGTAGTGTCGTTCCAAACCTCGTGTACTTCCACGCTGTCATATACCTGCTTCAGCTTAGTGCTGTGTTCCTGCAGCGAACGGTTGATGGTAAAATTCTCAAAACGGTCCTGGTTTTGTGTTCCTGCAAGCAGGTTGAGCCATACATACAGCTTAAATTTAGAAAGCAGTGTGCCGCCAATGGTATAGAACAGCGGGATGTCCTTCGCAGAATAATACATTTTCGCATCAGGATACTCAGCAAAGCTGCTTATGTTTTCTGCCGATTGCCGGAAGTAAGTCTCCATATCCTCAAGTGAACGTATTTCATTGGTTTTCTCTACGATCACTTTTTTGCTATCGGCAAACAGCAGGTCCATTGACAGCGCATAATGCCGGCACAGCGCTACAGCCTCTTCTATGGAGAATCTGCTTTTTTGCGAAACCCTGCGGTGTGCGGCATTATAGCTGATATTTAGCACGGCAGCAATCTCATCGATTACCGAAGCCGATTTGCCGATCCTTTGCCGTATAGCTTTCAAGAGTTTTTTCTGACTGTCCATTTTTGCGATTTTCACAAATGTATAATTTTTATTAATTCAAAAACACAAATGCAATTGCTGTAATCACAATAATTTTGACTTAATAAAATCGCTTTCTATGAAAAATATACTTGTAATACTACTTTCATTTAGTACTGCTGTAACCCTTTCGCAAGATTGTGAGCAGTTTATATTCGAGAGCGGTGTCAGGGTGCCGTTTGGCAGCCTGGCCGGCAAGATAGGGCCCTCGCCTGAGTTCGCTATTTGGAATCGTAGCGGCATAAGTGATTGCTGGGCTATGTCCGATATTGGTATCAGCATTTATATTCCTACTGACAGACAGCAATTTGACTATGCCACGCCCGATAGCATTTACCGGGTAAAAGCTATAGGTGTTTCGGGTATGGCGGGTATTCGTGTAGCGAAGGATTATCCTGTAGGAAACCAGCTGGAAATGCAGTGGCTGTCCACTTTAGGGTATGCCTTTTTTGTATTTGACGATAAGCACGCACGTCATATGCACAAGCTACACCCTGAAGATTTTAAGGACAGTACGAACGACGTGTATGTAAAAGGCCTGAGTACATTCCACATAGGGCAGGGTATCCGCTTCGGATACCCTCACCTGGGCCTGCATATCAATTACAATTACACGCCTTACGGGATGTTCAGCAAACATGTAACAAAGGATTTTGGTTCGCACAGCCTGAGCTTTGCCATTGTTTACCGCACATAAAAAATAATAATCATGAAACTAAATCACCTGCTTATGCTTACTTTTTTCTTGCTTCATTTTCCGGTGAAGGCACAGGTAGTGCAGCACCGCAAAGCGCGTTTTCCTATTGGGTTATATACCACAGGCGACAGCGACATCTACGGACTTTCCTTTGGGGTGGGTTCCGACACCTATATGGATTCAGATTATGTGAGCGTGCGTTCCTACGGCCTTCGGATCGAGCCGGTATCGCAAGCATTGCTGTTTTTTACACTTGTCTTCCCGGTCGACAGGGTGCGCTATCCCCGCGACCTTAATGAGATCCGGGAATTTGAAAAGAAAATTCCCAACGAAATCGTGTATGGCCTCAACATTTCCTGCGGCACCAATGCCTTTGCCGATGTAAATGGGGTTACTGTATCTGCTTTTGTGCAATCATTCAGGCAAACCAATGGGCTGTCCGTTGCGGGTTTTTCAAATTATTCTTTCAGGGCCAATGGTGTACAGGCGGGTATTTGTATGGCGGGTGCGGTGTATGGCAATGGTGTATTGATTTCGCTGTTTGGTAACAAAGTGCATGATGGCAAAGGCCTCCAGGCCGCTGCCCTATGCAATGATTATGATGCTTTCACCGGACTTCAGATAGGCATGCTCAATGGCGCTTACGGCACAGCCGAAAAATTCACCGGCTTACAAATAGGCCTGTTCAATAACGCAAAAAAACTTCGGGGTATCCAGATAGGCCTCATCAATAAAAATGAGAAACGGATACTTCCTTTTATTAATTGGAATTTTAAAGAATAAAACCATGAAAAACATTCCCATTCTACTAATAACTTTCAGATTTATTCTGGGGCCTGTAATGATTGCAATCACCTACAGCCAGGGCACAAAAGCCAGAATATTACTGATGATCCTGCTCCTGCTCGGCATCCTTTCCGATATTTTCGACGGTATCATTGCCCGTAAGACAGGGGTTTCAACCGAAAAGCTGCGCCGCATGGACAGCCAGACCGACCTCGTGTTCTGGGTCTGCGCCGGTTGGTGCAGCTGGCTGCTCAATCCTGAAATCATAATCAATAACAAATATGCCATCATCACAATCTTTGCAATGGAAGGGCTGACCTATGTGTTCAGCTTCCTAAAGTTCGGCAAGGAAACCTGTACACATGCGCTATTGTCAAAGCTATGGGGGATAACGCTTTTTGCAGCATTTATTTCCATCATCGGTTTCGGGCATGGGGGTATACCGCTGGCATTGGCGGTTGTTTTCGGTATCATATCCCATATCGATGTTTACCTGATTATCCTTTTTTTACCAAAATGGACACACGATGTGCCCAGTGCATGGCATGCCTGGCAGCTGCGGAAGGGTAGGGACATCAGGCGTAATAAATTGTTTAATGGATAAGCCGCGACCAGTCCTCAAAGCTCATTTCGAACTTCGTTTCTTTAGTCCCATACAGCCCAACTTCGCGCCAACCCTGCATCCGGTAAAAAGTGTCCGCACGTGTGTTGAAACCCGTGCTCAGCCATACCGTTTCTTTCGTTTGAGAGAAATACCAGTCCATCATGACCTTGTGCAGCTGCTTGCCAATACCTTTCCCTTCAGCATCAGGATGAAGGAACAGCGCCCATATGTTGTTGTCTTCAAGGTCAGCTATCGCAAAGCCAAAGATGATGCCATTTTCTTCGGCTACCCAGCCTTTACCGCGACGGAACATATAATCGTCAACATCCGAGTCAGGCACAAGTGCAGGGTCGGACAGCATATTCTCTTTTACAGCATTGCGTACTATTTGTATTTGTGGGATGTCGGTGGGTAAGGCTTCGCGGATAGTCATAGTATGGAATTTGATAATCAAAAATTTTAGTTCTTGTATCTTTGTAAAGATAGCATAAGATCAGCTACTAATTTTATGATTTACATAGATAAAAAAACAGTGCCGCATTGTTATGTCGAGGAAAAGAAATTTGAATGGGGAGAGCCTTATACGGTTGATACGCCTATATTCAATGTGTGTATTGATCCGCAATTGTCTGATATAGAATTTACCATCGAAATACTTGGCAGAAATAATTTTAGGCAGAATCTTGAAAAGCTATATAATATTTTGATTAACAGGGACGAAAATTACCGTTTAAACAATTTAACCGAACCTGTTTTAAACCGGGAATTCCTTATCGAAAAAATTGCCGGTTTTATTGCTGATAACAAGAATAACATTGCGCCTTGGGATAATGAATATGATGTTGGATCTGATGAAGAATTTTATCTGGAATGGATTAGTAAAGACTTAAATAGAATTTTATTATTTGAGAAGAAGGTATATTAAAGTTATAAAAACGATCTGCCTTTTCATAATGGGAAGTTTTCAGGATTAGTTATAGCAAACGCAAATATTCTTCAGTGACTGCCTTTATCTTTTGTTTTATTTCATCCCAGGAGTTTTTTATAAGCATTACCGGCATAGCTTCTTCATCTGCATCTTCGAAATAGCTAAGGCTCTTTAACACAAGAAATTCGGATCCATCGTGGTATTTCTGTTTATAAAAGCCGATCATCTCTTTTAATGAAAACTTTTCCAAAAGGACAAACAGGTCTATAAAATCTTTTCTGCTTCCTCTTCCTGATATCACATTAGTTTCATAGCAGCAATATCTTTTTCAGAAACCATTCTTACGTTTTGAACAACTGTTATATCTTCCAGTAATGGATACTTATAATTTACAAAATCAACTTTGATTCCATAGATACTGTAAATTATTATATTACGGCTTTTTTTAATATAACTACATTTCCTAATTCCTTCAGGATGTTTGCGAATTCAAATTCGTCAATTTCAGAATTTCCAAACAAATCGATATCAATGGAAACCCTATGGCCTCTTTTTAATGCTAATGCTGTGCCGCCCACCAGGTTGAAATCCTTAAATATTTCAAACGCCATTAACTTATTTAATAAGTCCAGGAGTTCCCTGTTGACTGTCTGAGTCTGTAGCATCTGAAATCTGTTTTTTGTAAATGGAAAATAGTGCATAAAAATGCAAGCGTGACATCATCGAGTGTCCTAAGGCTTACAGCTATTTCTTTTATTTTTGGTAAGCCGTAAAACTTTTTTATAAGCTGCCAATCGCTTAAAACGCCATATTCCAAAACCCTGTGTGTTATTAATTTTGCGTCAGACTCAAAATCCAGGGAATTAATATCCGTATCCCAGAAAATATGAGATGAAAGGTCTGTAATATGAGGTTTTGGAGTATTCATAAATGCGTATAAACAAATATAGTAAAAACCGATGAAAAATTTTAAACCAAAAAACCCTGCCACTTTACAGCGACAGGGTTCTTTCTGAATTAACCTTAAAAAGTAATTAAGATTCTTGTGGCGCTTCGCCATTATTGTCGTTGCGAGGCTCGCGTGGGCCATCGTCCCTTCTTTCTTCTCTTGGGCCACGGTCGCGGGAGTTCCTGTCGTCACGTCCGCCACGGTTGTCGCGTCCGCCACCACGGTTATCCCTGAATCCGCCACGGTCGCCGCCTTCGCGTGGGCCGCGGTTCTCACGCTGTGGAGCGTTCTCATCCCTTGGAGGCCTTGGTAAAAGGGCTTTCCTTGAAACTTTCTCTTTGCGTGTCTTAGGGTCGATACCGATGTATTTCACATCAAAGATGTCGCCCATGTTCACTACGTCAGATACGTTCTCAGTACGTGCCCAGTCAAGTTCGCTTACGTGAAGCAATACTTCGTTACCCGGAGCATCCATATATTCTACTACCGCGCCAAAGTCAAGCATTTTGATAACTTTTACGCTGTACGTTTCGCCAACAACCGGCTTGAATATAATAGAGTCGATTTTGTTCAGTACCATCTGGATTCCTTCAGGGCTTGTTCCAAGGATCTCTACTTCACCCTGCTCGTCTACCTCGTTAATAACGATAGTAGTGCCTGAGGCTTTCTGCAGTTCCTGGATAACTTTTCCGCCAGGGCCGATAAGCGCCCCGATGTAAGCGCCCGGAATGGTAACTTTGATGATCTTCGGAGCGTGGCGTTTCACATCTTCCCTTGGAGCCTCCAGTACTTCTGTCAGTTTTCCAAGGATATGTAGACGGCCTTCGCGCGCCTGGTTGAGCGCCTGTTCCATGATCTCATATTTAAGGCCTTCAATTTTGATGTCCATCTGGCAGGCAGTAATACCTTCTGATGTACCCGTTACTTTGAAGTCCATATCGCCAAGGTGGTCTTCGTCTCCAAGGATGTCAGAGAGTACAGCCCAACGGCCTGTAGCATCGTCTGAAATAAGCCCCATGGCAATACCCGATACCGGCCTTGTCATTTTGATACCGGCATCCATAAGTGCAAGCGTACCGGCACATACGGTAGCCATTGAAGACGAACCGTTCGATTCCAGTACTTCAGAAACCACACGTACAGTATACGGAGTCTCCGCAGGTATCATGTTTTTAAGTGCACGCTGTGCAAGGTTACCGTGCCCAACCTCGCGCCTCGATGTTCCCCTTAGCGGCTTAGCTTCGCCGGTAGAGAAAGGAGGGAAGTTGTAGTGCAGGTAAAAACGCTCTTCGCCTTGTTCTGTAGGGCGGTCGATAATATTCGCCTCGCGGGATGTGCCAAGCGTTACCGTAGCAAGCGCCTGCGTCTCACCCCTTGTGAAAAGTGCCGAACCGTGCGTAGATGGAAGGTAATCCACCTCACACCAGATAGGGCGTATTTCGTTCGTTTTCCTTCCGTCAAGGCGTGTGCCGTTGTCAAGGATCACGTTGCGTACTGCTTCTTTATTAACTTTAGAAAGGTATTTGCTGATAAGGTCGCCGTTTTCAAGAAGCTCCTCTTCAGTAAACAATGCTTTCACCTCTTCCTTCACGGCAGCAAATTTCTCACTGCGTTCGTGCTTTGCAGAACCTTCGCTGGCAATTGCAAAATACTTGTCGTAGGAAAGCTCTTTTACTTTAGCAAGGATAGCGTCATCACTGCGTTCTTCCTCATAGGTCCTTACTTCTTTTTTACCCACAGCGGCCTGAAGCCTTTCCTGTGCGGCGATCTGTACTTTAATGGCTTCGTGGGCAAATTTAATAGCCTCGATCATTTCAAGTTCAGATATCTCTTTCATTTCGCCTTCAACCATCGCGATAGAGTCCATAGAAGCGCCTATCATCATATCGATGTCCGACTCTTCAAGCTGGGCTTTGCTTGGGTTGATAACGAACTCTCCGTTTATCCTTGCCACACGCACCTCAGAGATAAGCGTTGCAAAAGGGATATCAGAAAGGGCAAGCGCTGCAGAGGCTGCCAGTCCGGCAAGCGCATCGGGCATCACTTCGTCGTCATGAGACATTAATTGGATCATTACCTGCGTTTCAGCATGGTAATCTTTAGGGAACAGCGGACGCAGTACACGGTCTACAAGACGCATGGTTAGTACTTCGCCGTCGCTTGGCCTGGCTTCGCGCTTGAAGAAACCACCCGGAAAGCGCCCTGCGGCAGCAAATTTTTCACGGTAGTCAAGCGTAAGCGGTAAAAAGTCAATGCCCGGGCTTGCACTGCGGGCAGATACCACAGTGGCAAGCAGCATGGCGTTGCCCATTTGTACTACGACCGATCCATCGGCCTGTTTGGCAAGTTTGCCTGTTTCGATCGAGATGCTTCGTCCATCTCCCAGATCGATGATCTCTTTAATAACATTTGGGATCATAAATTCTAATTCTTTTGATTAAACAATGGGTTTAGTTGTGTTGTTGTTGTAGTTGTGTGGAACCCAATGAAAAACCAAAAACTTTTTCTGCGCAATATGTAAAAACAAAAAGAGGCGCGCGGGCACCTCTTCTCATCTCGATTATTTCCTGATGTTCAGTTCTTTGATAATCTCACGATACCTGTTGATATCTTTCTTTTTCAGGTAGTCAAGCAGGCTCCTCCTTTTACCTACCAGCTTCACAAGCGAACGCTCTGTGTTGTAGTCGTGGCGGTTTTTCTTAAGGTGGCCTGTAAGGTGGTTAATCCTGAATGTGAATAGTGCGATCTGCCCTTCTGCAGATCCTGTGTTAGCTTCTGCTCCGCCGTGTTTAGCGAAGATCTCTGCTTTTACTTCTTTAGTCAAGTACATGCTAATATTGTATAAATGATTATTATGTATACCAGGGTTTTCCTGATTGGGTGCAAAGGTAATCATTATTTTAAAACACGCAAGTATTGAATTGTTATAAAGTTTCAGGTTTAAAGTTTAAAGTTGCCTCTCCTGCTCAATCAGTTGGCAGTACCTGCTTTCGTAACAGAACTTTCAAAAAAACTTTAAACCTTAAACCTTAAACAAATTAAAACAGCTTGGCCACCTCCGCATTCACAAACTCCAAAAACCGTTCATCCATTTCTGTAAAAGGATCCAGCACGCCCGAGTCAATATCGATCTGGCCGATGTTTACGCCATCAACGAACAGGGGCACAACAATCTCCGACTTCACCGAAATGCTGCACGCGATGTAATTGTCCTGTGCACTAACGTCAGGCACTACAAAATTCTGGTTGGATACCGCTACCTGGCCGCAGATGCCTTTCCCGAAAGGGATAACAGTATGGTCGGTCGGCTCTCCTGCATAAGGACCCAGGATAAGTTCTTCTTTTTCTCCATTGCGGAAGTAAAAGCCCACCCAGTCATAATAATCTATATTTTCTTTTAAAAGGTGGCACAGCTGCAGGAGCTTTTCATCCCTTGATGTATCGCGGTGGTGCAGTATGTCGGTCACTTTTGGCTGCAGTTCTTCAAATGTCATGGTGATAAATTTTTATAAGTACAAAAATACAAAGCAAACCATTAGCAGGCATTTAAATTTTATAAAGATTAATTATAACTATATAGGTGCATAGTTTTTAGAAGGGGCAGTGAATTAAAACATCTTATTGGGGATTATTTGAAGTCCATTTCACTTTTTTATACTTATTATCACTTTTTCCATATTTTTGTTTAAAACTAATTGCCAATGGATGTCCTCCGGAAAAACAGGGCTTTCTTTTTATTTCTCTTAAAATTCGGCGGAAGCTACCTGGTACTCTCACTAGTGTACTGGGCCTACCTGAGCCGTTATGACGCTGCAACATTCGAAGCCGACGGCATGACGCACCTCGTGGCAGAGCAGGCTTCGGGATTCGTGAACCTGCTGGGCGATAAAGCGCATATCGAAAAAAAGCCTTTTGAGGCCTCCTACTTTTTTTTCGTAAACGATAGGCGGGTGGCGCGTGTGGTCGAAGGTTGTAATGCCGTAAGTGTCATAATACTTTTTGTAGCTTTTATAGTTGCTTTCTCCACTACTTTCAAGAGGACATCGCTGTATATCCTCATTGGCATACTGCTGCTGCATGTGCTTAATGTCGCCAGGGTAGGGCTGCTGGGTATGGGCCTCTATCACTACAATGAGTATGGGCACCTACTTCACGACATTGTCTTTCCGTTGTTTATCTATGGGGTAGTTTTTGCGTTGTGGGTAGCATGGGTAATGAAGTTTTCGGGAAATAAGAAAAAAAATGCGGCTTAATATAAAAGACATATCAGGGATAATTGTCCTGCTGGTACTGTTGGTGCTGGTGCGTGTTTTCGAGGAAAAGCTGTTCTACGACCCATTGCTGGCCTTTTTCAGGAAAGAAGATAAAGAACTTCCCGAATATGATAGCATGCAGTTGTTTTTTGGGCTAGCCTTCCGTTACGGGCTTAATATGTTATTCTCGTTGGGCATCATCTGGCTGGCGTTTAAGGATAAGTCAGTAATGAAACTAACAACTGTTTTATATGCTGTTTTTTTCGTGTTGCTCACAGCCGTATTGTTCATTTCCCTGAATACCGAAAAACCGAGCCTGCTGCTTATATTCTATGTGCGAAGGTTTTTGATACAGCCGCTATTCTTAATACTTTTCCTGCCGGCATTCTATTATCAGGCGCATATAAATAAAAAACCCGATGCTGGTGATGCAACGGGTTTCAAAAATGATATGTAGCAAATTGTTATTGCGGTGTGACTGTGTAAGGGCTACCACTTCCCGAAAAATTAATATTAAGGGTAATAAGGTAAGTATCTTCTCCTAAAGGTAGGTGTATTAATTCTCCTCCGAGATCTATACTACCATCGGCAAGATTGTCCCCATATGATGACGAACCTAGCTTAAACCAAATAGTTCGAAAGTCATTGCTTGCGAAGTCGGGTACATAAAATGTACAACTGAAAGTATTAGTATTGGCATTATATGTCATAGCTTGTTCATAATTTGGGCTTGCATAGTTGGGATTTACTTTTATCGATATATTTGATATGGATATATTATATTCCCATTCTCCATCAACATTTTCAGAAGCCACCGCTTTTATTAAATACATGCCGCTCGAATTTACAACAAAAGGGCTTCCGTTCTGGGCAAGCATGTTGCCGCCACCATTACCATAGGCTACTGTAGCGTTTTGAGCTGTTAGAAATTTAAGTTGAGTGCCTGCCGTAAGATATTTATATCCATAAAAGCTTGTTCCGGTATACACCATTGGTAGCGATGTTGTGGCATTGAAGGAATTAAAGGTGCCATAAAGATATAATTGTGTGAGTTCAGATACTGGGCCTGGACCCGGATTCGTCCCGGGGGTTCCAATAACTGCTCCCGCATACATTGCATATGGTACGGCTAATAGCTGTGAAGAGCCTACAGTTATATAGTTTGTGCCGTTATTAACGTCTATCTCTACTTTAAGGAATTTTGAGGTCAGAGCCCAATTGATACCTGAAAATGTGCCAGTTTGCGCTACTCCCTGACCAATAGTTAAAGTAAATAACCCAACATTGTTAGTAGTAGGGTTATGAAGTTCTACATATGAAGCTTCTCCTGTTGCGCTTCCTTCAAGGATACTGAGACGAATTTTTACAGGTGATGAAACTACAGGCTGCCCTGTGGTATTCAGCGCCACTGCCTGATAACTGAATCCCTGTGGTATCTGAGCCATCATGCCAAAGGAAATAAAAAGCAATAAGAAGTATAATTTTTTCATGGTTTAATTTTTTACGATTTTAACGGGTTTGATGTTGGTGTTTGGGAAAGACATAAAGTAAATTCCGGTAGTCAGCGAAGAAAGGTCAATGCGGTTGCCATTGGCCGGGGCAATGGTAATTTTGCTCCCCTTCGCATCGCGGATCTGCATTTCAGAAAGGTTTATTTCGCCCTTTGCCTCAAAAGTGAGGTAGTCCTGTACCGGGTTTGGATAATACGTGATCCCTTCGGCTACGATAAAATCGTTGGTGTCCAGGGCATCAAGAACAATTTGGGTAACAGCGCCCAGTGTGCCGCTCGAAATCCTGTCGGGATTTTCGGGAACTACATAGATCACGCCCACACTGCCTGAGAAGGTATTGGATGCGTTCGATCCCGAATTGATGCTTCCCACACTGGTCTGCGAAAAACCAGAAACTGCAGGGAAGAGTAATAGAATGATTAGTTTATTCATTTTTTTAACTTTTGCCTCAAAAATATAAAAAAAAGTTACAAAATTAGACAAGGAGTAATATTTGTAACACATCTAAATCATATATAAATATTCATGGTATAAGTCTCTAAAAACAATTCATACTATACCGGCTTTCCTAAAAGTTATTTTAGCATATCCTTTTAAGAACTAATTTTCGTAATTTTGCATCTAGATGAAACTACGCAGATACATAAGCACATTATTATCCATACTGATATTGGTGTCCAATATCGGGATGGCGCTCAATGTGCATTATTGCCACGGTGAAGTGGCATCAGTTTCATTGGCTTACAAAATACAGCAGTCCTGTAGCGCAAAACCTGAAAAGGAGACCCGTAAAGCCTGTTGTGGCGCAGCGGTTAAAACCACTAAAAGCTGCTGTAAGCACGATGTCATAAAGCTGCACGATACCAAGTCGGATAATATTATCGTAAAATCTTTCCAGCTCGACCTCGCGGCTTTTTGCCCTGCCGAAGTATGGAACCCTAATACATTGCACTACAGCGAAGCGCCTGTTGCTATAAAAGACACTCCGTCTTTTTACTGCGAATCTCATGCGCCGCCGCTCTTTAAGCTCTATTGCCAATACATTTTCTACGCCTAAAAATTAATGTTCTTACGGCTTTTGCATGCGCAAAAGTGACTTAAGTAATAACATTAAACTTTTATTATGCGTACTATTTTAATTTATATATTCCTGTTGGCAGGCTTAGTTGCTTATGCGCAGGAACCACTTACCGGCATGGTGTCCGACGAAACGGGCCAGCCATTGCCGGGAGCCAGTGTCAGTTGGCTCACTCTTGGCACTTCAACTTCTACAAATGAAAGTGGCCATTTTTCAATTCCATATTCAAACGGCGATAAGCTAATTATCTCTTATATCGGCTACGTTACCGATACGTTGGATGTAGCATCCCCCAACTTCATCAGCCACAAAATGACACCCGATAAAGGGAAGGAGCTTAATGAAGTGGTAGTGGATAAAACCCGTAAAAGCCTTGAGCGATCACAACTGAAAGCGGCAAACGTTACCACCATGGGCAGCAAGGAGCTCCTGAAAGCGGCCTGTTGCAACATTGCCGAAAGCTTTGAGACCAACCCGTCTATCGATGCGAGCTTCTCCGATGCGCTTACCGGCACGCGCCAGATAAAAATGCTGGGACTTACCAGTCCGTATTTGCTGATTGCCGAGGAAAACATCCCGGCTGTCCGCGGCGCTTCGCAGGCCTACGGGCTATCTTTTGTGCCGGGTACGTGGGTGAGCAGCATCCAGATTACCAAAGGCGCCGGCCCGGTCATCAACGGTTACGAAAGCATTTCGGGCCAGATCAATTATGAGTTGATAAAACCTGTGGATGACATACCGTTTTTCCTGAACGCGTATGGATCTACAGACAGCCGTTTTGAGCTGAACACCCATTTCAATAAAAAGCTTTCCGACAAATGGAGTAGTAGCCTGTTCCTGCACGGCAATGCGCGGGTTGCCAAAAACGACATGAACGATGACGGATTTCTTGATAACCCGCTCGGGAAACAGGTAAATATCATGAACCGCTGGCAGTATACCAATGCCGAAAAAGGTTGGGTCAGCTTCATCAACCTGCGCTACATGCGCGACGAGAAGCAGGCCGGCGAAGTGGATTTCGACCCGGATAAGGATAAGTTTACCACAAATCATTGGGGCTCGGAGATCAATACCGACAAAGCTGATGTGTCGGCCAAGCTCGGTTATGTTTTCCCCGATATGCCGTTCCAGAGCATTGGCCTGCAAACCTCGTTCAACTGGCACAAGCAGGATTCGTATTTCGGTTTTTCTACCTACAATATCGAGCAGAAAAGCCTGTACTCCAACCTGATCTTCAATTCGATCATCAATAACACGCTGAACAAATTCGCCGCCGGGCTTAACTTTACCTATGATAATTACGGCGAGTTTGTAAACACGACCGATTTCAGCAGGATCGATAACTCCATGGGCGCATTTTTTGAATATACTTATGACAATGCCGACGACTTCAGTGTGGTACTGGGGGGGCGATTCGATGTGCACAACCGCCTTGGGGCCTTCTTTACCCCGCGGATGCACCTGCGCTACAATCCCTGGGAGAAAGGCACGTTCAGGGCATCTGCCGGAAGGGGCAAGAGGGCCGCGAATATTTTTGCCGAAAACCAGGCCTACTTTGGCAGCTCAAGGCAGATGAATATCCTGGGAACGGGAGGGAAACTTTATGGTCTTGACCCG
Above is a genomic segment from Flavobacterium album containing:
- a CDS encoding DUF6922 domain-containing protein → MNTPKPHITDLSSHIFWDTDINSLDFESDAKLITHRVLEYGVLSDWQLIKKFYGLPKIKEIAVSLRTLDDVTLAFLCTIFHLQKTDFRCYRLRQSTGNSWTY
- a CDS encoding nucleotidyl transferase AbiEii/AbiGii toxin family protein; this translates as MAFEIFKDFNLVGGTALALKRGHRVSIDIDLFGNSEIDEFEFANILKELGNVVILKKAVI
- a CDS encoding LA_2272 family surface repeat-containing protein; the protein is MKLNHLLMLTFFLLHFPVKAQVVQHRKARFPIGLYTTGDSDIYGLSFGVGSDTYMDSDYVSVRSYGLRIEPVSQALLFFTLVFPVDRVRYPRDLNEIREFEKKIPNEIVYGLNISCGTNAFADVNGVTVSAFVQSFRQTNGLSVAGFSNYSFRANGVQAGICMAGAVYGNGVLISLFGNKVHDGKGLQAAALCNDYDAFTGLQIGMLNGAYGTAEKFTGLQIGLFNNAKKLRGIQIGLINKNEKRILPFINWNFKE
- a CDS encoding GNAT family N-acetyltransferase codes for the protein MTIREALPTDIPQIQIVRNAVKENMLSDPALVPDSDVDDYMFRRGKGWVAEENGIIFGFAIADLEDNNIWALFLHPDAEGKGIGKQLHKVMMDWYFSQTKETVWLSTGFNTRADTFYRMQGWREVGLYGTKETKFEMSFEDWSRLIH
- the rpsO gene encoding 30S ribosomal protein S15; its protein translation is MYLTKEVKAEIFAKHGGAEANTGSAEGQIALFTFRINHLTGHLKKNRHDYNTERSLVKLVGKRRSLLDYLKKKDINRYREIIKELNIRK
- a CDS encoding GAF domain-containing protein; protein product: MTFEELQPKVTDILHHRDTSRDEKLLQLCHLLKENIDYYDWVGFYFRNGEKEELILGPYAGEPTDHTVIPFGKGICGQVAVSNQNFVVPDVSAQDNYIACSISVKSEIVVPLFVDGVNIGQIDIDSGVLDPFTEMDERFLEFVNAEVAKLF
- the xrtF gene encoding exosortase family protein XrtF — encoded protein: MDVLRKNRAFFLFLLKFGGSYLVLSLVYWAYLSRYDAATFEADGMTHLVAEQASGFVNLLGDKAHIEKKPFEASYFFFVNDRRVARVVEGCNAVSVIILFVAFIVAFSTTFKRTSLYILIGILLLHVLNVARVGLLGMGLYHYNEYGHLLHDIVFPLFIYGVVFALWVAWVMKFSGNKKKNAA
- a CDS encoding CDP-alcohol phosphatidyltransferase family protein; translated protein: MKNIPILLITFRFILGPVMIAITYSQGTKARILLMILLLLGILSDIFDGIIARKTGVSTEKLRRMDSQTDLVFWVCAGWCSWLLNPEIIINNKYAIITIFAMEGLTYVFSFLKFGKETCTHALLSKLWGITLFAAFISIIGFGHGGIPLALAVVFGIISHIDVYLIILFLPKWTHDVPSAWHAWQLRKGRDIRRNKLFNG
- a CDS encoding polyribonucleotide nucleotidyltransferase translates to MIPNVIKEIIDLGDGRSISIETGKLAKQADGSVVVQMGNAMLLATVVSARSASPGIDFLPLTLDYREKFAAAGRFPGGFFKREARPSDGEVLTMRLVDRVLRPLFPKDYHAETQVMIQLMSHDDEVMPDALAGLAASAALALSDIPFATLISEVRVARINGEFVINPSKAQLEESDIDMMIGASMDSIAMVEGEMKEISELEMIEAIKFAHEAIKVQIAAQERLQAAVGKKEVRTYEEERSDDAILAKVKELSYDKYFAIASEGSAKHERSEKFAAVKEEVKALFTEEELLENGDLISKYLSKVNKEAVRNVILDNGTRLDGRKTNEIRPIWCEVDYLPSTHGSALFTRGETQALATVTLGTSREANIIDRPTEQGEERFYLHYNFPPFSTGEAKPLRGTSRREVGHGNLAQRALKNMIPAETPYTVRVVSEVLESNGSSSMATVCAGTLALMDAGIKMTRPVSGIAMGLISDDATGRWAVLSDILGDEDHLGDMDFKVTGTSEGITACQMDIKIEGLKYEIMEQALNQAREGRLHILGKLTEVLEAPREDVKRHAPKIIKVTIPGAYIGALIGPGGKVIQELQKASGTTIVINEVDEQGEVEILGTSPEGIQMVLNKIDSIIFKPVVGETYSVKVIKMLDFGAVVEYMDAPGNEVLLHVSELDWARTENVSDVVNMGDIFDVKYIGIDPKTRKEKVSRKALLPRPPRDENAPQRENRGPREGGDRGGFRDNRGGGRDNRGGRDDRNSRDRGPREERRDDGPREPRNDNNGEAPQES